The Erigeron canadensis isolate Cc75 chromosome 1, C_canadensis_v1, whole genome shotgun sequence genome segment TGGACATTAAAGAAATCCTCGATTTCAAGTGAAGTTTAAACGATGCAAGCAATCAACAGAAAgagccaatatatatatatatatatatatatatgagaaaagtgagtatggggctgttatgcacccaacttgggtgaaaaacccctcacataccaatattttaatattttgaataaatgtttggccccccatgatttttatggtttaaaaaaaggtctgtgaggggtttttcacccaacttatgtgcctaacagcctcatattcccttcctatatatatatatatatatatatatataacagaatTTATATATTAAGCACTAACAAAAGATAATACATGTCATTAAAGCAACATGCCAATCTCCCCACCCCCAACCCTCAATGATCAGAGCGGGTTAATATGAAATCCTATTGAATTGAGAATTTCTAACTTGTGAAagtaaaactaaatattttacAAAAAGAAGAGATATTGATTTGTAACCTGGTGCACTAAACAGTTGATTGAAGGATGTCTTCGCAAAAGATTATGAATTAGAGCAATAATAACAAGACTCCCAGAAGGAGGGACTGTTAGAGCTAGCCTACTTAGTTTCTTAGCAAATGAAGCAGCCAGATAAGCCGGAAGAAGTGGTGATTTCAGGCACGAATCAAGAAGCTGCAAATACATTATGGGCGTTAGCATGATATAGCTATTGCAAGTTACCAACTACAGAGGGGCCAAGAAACGATAAGAGGAAGTATCCATTGTACAATTAGGCTGCCTATAACATACCCAAATAGATACTATACAAGTAGCTTACGTTATAAAACGATAAAATTCAAAGGCAAGTTGTAAACAAACCGCATAGTGATTTGCATCTGACCTGGAAGAACTTGGCTCTATGTTTTGCAATGAATATAGAAGGTTCAAGAAGTGCATAAAGCTTCTCATAAAGCTTGGGATACTCTATACCATGCTCTGTCATAAGAATGAACAGACTGCTAAGAGCCATAACACTTATAACGCCTCCAATGTCATAAGACTTTGTCAAAAAGTCACTGCACATGTAAACCCATATTTGTCAATATATTACATACGTTTTTACAGTAGACAAATAGAATGCACCATCAGATATGACTCACCATAACAACTTCGGTTCAGACAAATAAGGGATGACCACCTGATGAAGGGTAACAAGAACCTAAACAACCAAAAAAAAGAATTCAGGTAAAATATTAGTCAGTCAGGTACTGAAGGAAAGTTGTGAGCTTGGGCTATTACCTTctgttttattttacataaattGAACATAAAATAATGAACAAAGATGTCTAGATAAGTGGAGTTACCTCCTTGTACACATCAATAGGAAGTGCTAACGTAAGGAATGACATCCATGCTTTAGAGAACTTCCTCTTCATTTTTTTGGAAATAGTAGCTGAAGATGGAGCCTGgaattaataaacaaaacaagCATGATGCATCATATATTACATAGTAACACCTAGTCAAGAAAGTAAAGCATGTGTGGCataatatgataatataaaaggaTTTTACTAGGGATAAAGATTAGAAAAGAATCTACAAGTAATAAAAGCAAAGACTTACGTCATTACTAGACTTCTTCACCTTGCCATGTTTGTCTTCTATCAATTTCTTGGACTCTGCTTTACCTTTTTTGGTGAAAACCCCTAATACATAGAAAAGATTAGAAGTCTATTGTAAATAGAAAAtcactaaacaaaaaaaataatgatgggATAACTTCAccaaaatactaaattttagtAAGAACTTGATGGtgatctttaaaataaaaagagacaaAAATCGGCTGACAAAACCCAAATGCATGGCATAGTTTCAAAAACTCTCTACAGTGCAAGTGGCAGGATCTTTAAATTAGCTCAAAACTATGTGAAGCTGGGAGTCGAATAAAATGAACCAGATACTATAAAAATTCTAACCTGATGCATTCCACATTTCAAACTCAGAGGTTTCACCAGCTTGCTCAAGGCAAGGAATCTTAGATATTAAACGATGTACATTGCGAATTAATAACTCCCCACTACATTTAAACACACAAATTGTTAGATTGATGTCATATAACGGTAAAGCCAATCAAAGAAATAGAAAACTACGAttcacatttttaatttgaagaCATAATGCGGTTCTAagaagagataaaaaaaaacaagttaatatATAGAAGAAAAATGTATTACTGTATCATGCTCGTAATTGAGTACATGACTGATATGTATGGCCATCAAGATATAAGTGTCAACAGATAGCAATATATGTTCCACTTATATGTCTGAACATATAGCACACAGGGGTCACTTGTACGCAGCATGTAGAAAGACCAGAACACTAACAACGGATATTCATAGTTCACACAACATATAAACTCATAGACCCATATGGTACATCTAATAAGCGTAAATTCAACAGCAAATATCTACATGATAAAATATATCAGCTAGTGTATTGTAGCTAATATAACAAGTGTATGGACATCACTAAGTAAACTTAAAGTACATATTACTTATTGCACAATACGCATGAAAGATATTTATGAGATGACACAAATTATCGAAGGGCTGGGGTATTTTGAAAGGCACACTTAATTTGGATCTTGCAAGACAATCAATTCTTGACATTTAACTTCTATTATGGGTCTATCATCGTAATAATAACTACCGCAGAGGTAGCATCATAACCATTAGTGTATGACTAGTATTGCAATCACACATAAAATGATGCTAAAGTAAAAGATAGTTCCCTTGACCCCACATCAACCACGACAAACACTAACCTGGCTTTTGGCGGACTCTGCTTTTCAGAATCGGCACTTTCAGATCTGACATCTGAAAAAAAACATCATTAGACTCACTAATTTCATCAGATGAAAGAAGGAAAAACACATCAACTGACTACATTATTCATCTTTATTAAGAAAACCACAAAAATCCTAGAGCAAAAACTACCAGAGTCTTTTTTGACATCGAGTGTCCGAATTATCTTATCCAAGCTTATGTATGTAAAATACCTGGCACATAAGAAAGAGCACTGATGGGTCATTATAATGAATACTAGCATAAATAATAGAAGAGAAAACATGATCAAATTTTCTTGAAATAATCAGATCTTTTTACCGGATATCaatgaaattgaaatatttTGACACAAGCAAACTTAACAAAGTGTCGGCCTCAATAGAATAAAcctgaaaatcataaaaatgtcaaataaataaaatctgaattagatgaaccaaaaaatTTGACCAAAGCGAAGCATCTAAACGTAACCATTCAACATAAAAGCCCCTCcactaaaaaaaagaataaagaagTAGTTTTCTTGTTTTAGTGCTTTATAACTTGGTGTGTGGTATCTCTTAATGATCGAAGTTGGTAGCGTGCCGCCTTAAACATTTGGTAGAGACTAGAGACAACATGAGATGTAAAGACAACTGCATcgtttatcatatatatattgactgTGTATATGAAGTATACATTCTCTCTTCTAGCCTATCAACAAGCTTAAATAAAATCAGTCTAATTAAAGGATCGACGGAATGTTGTTTAGAATAGCTTATTTATTTGGAAGACAAAGATTTGCACACCGACAACCACATAAAACTTGCACCAACAATTAATAACTTTTCTAGAACTAAGAGACTATACGTCATTGACTAGTTAATTAGTAATTACTGCTGTAAAAGGGTTGTGTTTGTTACAAATCTCAAATTATATGAACAAATCAAAAGAAAGTAGCAACTCACCACGCTCTTGATGAGCTTATGGTATATAGAAGTATGAAATTTGCCCGCATTTCCAACCTTGACGCACTCCATCAGAGCATCCATCGCCACTTGCTGAAATTTTCACATCATTCAACAACCGTTGGACGAGGCCACAAGTAAGATAGTTTTTCAATAACGTAATTCTCTAATAGCAAAACATAGAAGGACCAAAAACAAGAAAACTAATAATGTACTTACTCTGAGAGCTTCTTCAGGAAGCGTTGAAGAAAGTGATAGCTGAATCAGGATCTGAGCAAACTCATCAAATTTAGAACGAACCCATGTCTGGTAAATGGATTCAGGATCTTCTGTAGGTTTAGCAGAAGAAGAAGGGAGTCGCGGAAGGAGTGGAGTGAAGAAGGACTGCAGTGAGAGAAGGGACTCAAGGATTATTTCAGGAGGATGGGATGACGTTGGATCGAGAAAATTGAGTAACAGAGGTATGTTATTGATATGAGCTCGGGATGAGAGCAGCTGCTGACCGAGTACTCTAACATCAGAAAGATCCTGAtgcttctttttccttttattgtTTTCTCCTAGTCCTTTGCTCTTTCGCTTCTTTGATGATGATTGAATTGTCGCCATTGATATGCTGGACCGGAGTGAGAAACCTACATGGGAACTACTATAAGTAACAAACCAAATATACTGTACATCATATAGCCGAAAACAATGACTTGTTTATCCAATACATATGAATAAAATGAACAACAAAAGTAACAACGTTTAAAACAGTACTGAAGTTATATTTACAAATTCTATCGTCGAGTCTAGGTACATATAGTACACATAAGAAGGTGTTTAAGATCATATTCCCTGTTCACAATGAAGACATGTATCTATATCGTAGAGCTGGAAAAATGTACCGGCGAGCGGGTCAATACGGGCAATGTTCCATGTCACACTAGTTTTCAATTGACTCAAATTTGTCccaacttgttttatttttatttttttcattgtgGCATTTCCTCAAACAGATGGTGCGCGTGAACATTAACTAAAAGTAAATAATGAGGTCAAGGAATCAGAAGCAAAGATTCAAGTAAAAGGTTTGAGAACGGCTGATTGAAATATTTACTTATGTTATAATATTTTACTTGCAGCTAAAAGTAGAAAACGATATACTAGAAATCAGCAACGCATCTATACATACATCACAAGTTGTATATAGACGATtcgtataattaaaaaaaaatgaattataaaatcaacgatatcatcatcatatctttcataataattataacaagAATCATACGGAATTAGATTAAATCGTAGATGATGTTGTCACTTTCTGAAAATGCCGTGCCACTTGATTGCTTTTCATTTTACAATCCTAACCCCGCGTAAACATTTACTTATGTTATAATAttcataagtatatatatacatatagatacagCAAACGGATTGATTGAAATACCTGAATCGGTAAACCGAGATTGAAGCTTTCAGAGAACGGCTGAAAGAGGAACGTTGGTGACAAATTGagcaattaattaattttagcCAGCAGCTGGAGGAAGAAGAGAGACTGAAATAGATTTTAGGGGTTTAGAGACTTTAGAAAGACCAGGTTGTTTTGTTGGGTTGGGGTTTAAGCATGTTGAGTACTTGAGCTTAAGAAAAACAAGCCCATATcgatatttatttacttttgcATTTCAATTTTGAGATGGGCCATTTTTTTAAATCTCGTACGAGTATACGACTtttcaaactaaaataaaaaagtatggaGTAGTAATCTATCCTAGAAAAATTGtgtaatatttttatctaatatttttaaaaaaaatctttcacatacactactccaacattaataattaaattatacaattaattttatatcttttaaaatatcacattaaacattttatatcaattatatacattGTTTGACGCCAcaatccaccaccaacagtcgtccccaCCACCATTCTGTCGCCGCCACAACCATTGCCACATTGTGCGGGTATTGTACTAATACACATTATTTTCTTGGTCTGTATGACAGTTTGAAGCATATTTGATAGACGATTAAAAAGTTGATAGTGAAAGAATCGTTATCATAGTTATTTATGTATCtattaattttaagaaaatatgaTTGATAAGATATTCATGTATTACCTGTCATAACTTTAGATCAtattattcataataataaaataatattacatcttaattaacttttatattagaTGCTTTTTATTACTCAACTATCATTGCACCGCAAAGTTCATGTAATGAATTACGTTCAAATTTATTTTAGATTTATAAAAAGGAAATCATACATGCAGTAAATGTTAACATTGTACATGTAGGACTCCAAGTCTGGCTGTTTGTTTATTTGGGCCGAGTTGTACAGCAACTGGGCTTAATTTTAGTTATCTACTAGGCCAactatttttgtttaataaacaTGTGGGCCAAATTTTAATATCACTTGGGCCAAGTTTTATTAAAAGATTCGGCTGGGTTCATAATCGAAAGAGTTCTACATTCAGTATCTATAttcttatattataataaaaaaataacactttattttttaaagtgttGAAAACATGTTTGACTTAGTACCTCTTTAAAATACTTTCACTTACAATGTccctttaacattaatgattaaatttcactattaatcctttatcttttaaaatatctccattaaccatttacatcaattattttacatcaattagctacaccactcgacgcctcATCTACCAGCAACagtcgccgccgccaccacatCGTCATCATTACACAAGTAACGTGTGAGTATATATTGATTTCCATTCTTCTTTGCGTCAGCCGACTTTTTACCCCTATAAACACATACgacaaagttttttttgttcacatcACGTCGAGTTTGTGATTACTGGTTAACGTCAAGACACATCTTTGATTTACTGATTAATCTTTTCAAGTAAGTGATTCTCTACCCAATTTCATATCGAATACTTACTAGTGATATTTAAATTCGTTTTTATGTGTTAATATCGGATATGAGAACTTTACTTACACAAAATTTATATGTTTCGATTTTGAAATTGAATAATGTATTTGTGTATTTAACTAACGGGTTTTGATAAacgaagccctaagggctttcgttaagatgcattaattagttgtacacttaccataaaatttaggagttaggcttttaatatggaaatgtacaatctttttatgcactttaaaTGGAGCCCTATGGactttgtttagcattttctttAACTAATAAATTGCTCGGtttggattttatttttgtcaCACTAGTTTTTGACCATGTGTTTGTGTCACGCGAGTTTTGACCACGGTTTGACCAGACCCAAGGTTTGACCTATATGCTTTATGTCCTTCGATGCCTTATTACTTCTTATGATTTAAATTCTGGCTTGTCTTATTTGGATTTTTCTAATTATTTGAATTATGGCTTTGCCTTATTTGAATTCTTTGAATTATTGTGATTTGGTTTAAGGATTTTTCATAAAGTCAAGCTCGACCACGACCATAATGGTCTAACTCAACTTGTAATGGCTTGACATAATTATGCATTATAGTTCGACAAGTCAAACTCGACGAGTTTGACCTCTATGGTTTGACATGTTTCATAATTTTGTGTTTTGTCTAGCTTGACTTATCTGGAACATGTTAATTTTGGGTTCAATTAAACATAACTATACGATGCATTGATCAAGTGTTTTGCCATTTGTCTAAATTTTGGTTCATAACTTGCTGTTAAGTTTGACCATATGTTTCTTGCAGGAATTCTTGTAATTTGTTTGATGAGTAACTTGACAAGTTGAACTCGACTTATTTGAGGTCGAGTTCGACTAACTCTGGGTCGATATGGTTCTTTAACAAGAACGTTTATGGTTATGTTGAGGGTAAGGAGTCCCCTAAGGATAACCATTTGCTATATGATTATCTAAGTCCTTTCATCAAATACGGAGTAAGTAATCAGCCTAAGGCTATAACATGAGTATGTAGCTCGTGTACGTGTTTATCGAACAATAGTTAGTCTAGTAATTCGAAGTGTCAGCATCTAATTTCATATCATAggtgtatttatactaattaaaaTAACTTCGTGAATCATGGCCTTTGCACGAAGTTAATCAAATTTGGTCCATAACCAGAAGACATATTCATTCGTattgacgtcagcacgaacttAAAACAACGTgctgctgacgtcagcacgaggtactAGTTCGCACGAGGTACTAGTTCGCATGAACTACAAAGCTCGTGTTAACATCGAGTTAACATTGAGTTAACACGAGCTTTGTAGTTCGTGCGAACTagtacctcgtgctgacgtcagcagcACGTTGTTTTAAGTTCGTGCTGACATTAGCACGAACTAATATGTGTTTTGGTTATGGACTGGATTAGATTAACTTCGTGCAAAGGCCATGATTCATGAAGTTAttttaattagtataaatacaccTCTGATATGAAATTAGATTTTGACACTTCGAATTACTAGACTAATTTTTGATCGATAAACACGTATACGAACAACAAAATCGTGTTATAGCCTTAGGTTGATTACTTACTTCATAATTGACGAAAGAATTTAGATAATCATATAGCAAACGGttaacttgagagaattctGGACTCTCACATAACTATAAACGTTCTCGATCAGGTTACCGGGACATACAAGTGGCATCAATTTAGGAGGGATGATTTAGTCCTAAATCAATGACGGAAATTGAGGTCTTTTTGATAAATACGTGAAGATGAACAAATTCGTGTTGACATCATCACGAGTTCCTGTTAAGTTCACGTTGACATCATCACGAGTTTGTGTTAaattcgtgcttacgtcattgGTTAAGATCATGCTTACGCAATCACGACTTTGTATTAAAGTCTTGCTGGCATCATCATGAAGATAATCACGAGATTATGGTCAaattcgtgctgacatcatgcTAAAGTATTCATAACTTCCCGCTGATGTCATGCTGAAGATGATTTTCGATCCGAAACAAGTttttgcttatgtcatcatgAGCTTATACTACATCATCACGAAGATGTTCCACTTCTTTGTTCCAAGCttacattttcatttattaaagaTAACAAGAGTCAAATCGAGTAGAGAGGTTCCAAGCTATGTTCATTACACATTCAGATTTAATGAAGCACACAAGAGTGGgtattagaaaaagaaaaaaaaaatatttacgagagaataatattttttttccgaTGGTCTTATATGTTTATCTTACTACATAAACttcatattaatataataatatcagtATTAGTGTGAGGAGTCCTAATCATTCTCTAATTGTCAAAAAGTTTGTGTTAAACTGGCTTTCAGATTTTTTTCACGGGTTAGCCTGGCCTGGCCCTTGGACCGCACTTTCATGGAAATCAAGCCCATGGACCAGACCATAATATAACAGGTTAcgtcggttttggttttttccCGGACTGGTTCAACGGGTTTTGCGGGTCAGCCCCCATTTTGATCACCCCTAAGATTCATGATAGTATTCTAGATTTGTTGTGTACAAGATGTGTTCCTTATTAACACATTGGTACTATGCTAGTTTGTCAGAAGATGGACTATTTGTTAAAttggttggaaaaaaaaaattggtattttgaaaaagcacgtttaattattatttttctaatagCAGAAGGATTAATTCAAGTGATATTTAATCGGTAAATATAAAGCTTATATAGATTTTTTTCTATATAGTAGGGAAAAAACCCGTCCTTCAGACCCTCTTACGGATGTCTTTGATATATGTACGCTATTTATCATGGTGTTGATTTTTTGGATATCGCATTACGTGTTTGTTTAGCTTGATGAATACTTTAGAAATGTCATTGGCAATATATTCAATATTATTGACAAAGAGTatgaaaataaagttttaatgATAAGAGCAAAACACAAGCAATATTATTTAAACGATTCGGTTTGAAAACCAAATAAGATGATAGCATAAAGAAAACATTAGTAGGAGATACGATAACTCCCATTTATGTATGTGCGAgtcacattattttttttagtttctttcaCTGATGCACCAGGTCGTCTTGATTCTCCAACTTGTTAACATCTTCATTAGCTTTTATGTTTAGACAATCAAATGTTTCATAGTCGTGATGGTTTGATTAAGTGTTGGAAATGAGTTCCAACATGTGTTTTGTCCCCACAAGAGAAGCCAAACATTTTGGGAGAGTAGTAAAGCCACCTCCAACAATATTGACCGCATATCTCCAAAGTAGTCGTTGTAACAATTTACCAAATTCATTACTCAACCGGAACTACTATACGTCTACAcaagtatttattttatatccaaaaatatatataaatatgtcgTTCATCAAGGAAAAAAAAGTTCTCCTTTATTTCCTCTTACAAGATCGTAGTCAGGCTTTGTATCCCAAATTTGCAGGTTTGAGAAGGGTATAtgtgttattatatatagagtttCCTTGATTTaagaatcatttttttttaagaaccataagaactcttaaataatatatttgtttctatgttttttttttattcattcacatgtgaaatgatataaaaaagtatgttatagaagaaacttttttaaaaaaccttcaaaatagccttttgtgaacttgtgaatcaatatgttcacgttttcgttcGCATGTTaacaaatgtgtatatataaggttttgaaaaaaactttcttctacaacatatatttttataacatttcacatgtgaatgaacaaaaaaccATGTGaaccaatacataatttaagagttttcaaggttcttacaaaaaaatgagttttcaaaataaggttctcatatatatatatatataagggggaagggaatatgaggctgttaggcacctaagttgggtgaaaaacgtCTCGCATAcctttttaaaaccataaaaatcatgggtgGCCaagtatttattcaaaatattaaaattttggtatgtgaggggtttttcaccaaagttggatgcataacagccccatattcacttttctctatatataaacatgatatatataaatagactaaatacataaactaaacattaaatcattaattacccatatttatttatagaagtTGTTATGAAAAGTTGCATAGTTGAAAAAATGCTTAtaccatgtataaaatattaaaccAAAAGGGTGAAACTCAATGATACCATAAGTATGTGACCACATGGGTCCACAAATAAAACCTCACAGTTTTAAAATTTGTCCAAAGTAAATGGAGAAATTATAAGTTTGTGATCCATTTGTGATGATGATGTTTCATCAGATGTGAGTTCTATGTATTGTGTGATCATAAGCCGTTACATGAGATGAGAGTGTCCCACCAAGTTAactatttatcaatttttattagaAGTTCCCCAATACCCTCTGCCCCTCTCTCGTTCGCTTAGGAGGGACGAGTCCACACTATTGGGTGGGACTCGTCCTTTGCTCGTTCGCTAGATTCGTCCCTCCCTTTCATTCCTCTAAGGACAAGCTTGATAGcttgtttctctttttttttttgtgaatggAACGGCTAGAATTTGGggaagaagacaaaaaaaaattaagtttcaAAAGATGGCAAAACAGGTCCATGTAGCGGCCGTTTTGACCAAAACAAGTTCAAAAAAGTGACACTTTTAGTCTTTGACCACTCTTTTATTATTCAGTTATATTAACACATACCAATCCATTTTAACTACAAATCATGTCAAACTTCAACAACCAAAGAGCCGACGATTTCTTTAAAGCTTTGAACGATTTGAATCAATCGTTCTCGAACCAACCACCACCTCAACCGTTCATTTCACATCCAAATTACCCCCGTTTTTAACAATTCATGTAAGCTTATTACGCTCAACTTTCCTTTGCACAACCCCCAAATTTCTACCATGAGGGTCATCGTCGGCAGGAGGTTTTCAACAACCCAATCAATAATCCTTTCCCATACCACCATCTTTCCCCACACCTGAATCTGTTCCTACACCCCAATTTGTTCCCACGCCTCAATCCATTCTCGAAACACAACCAAAGGGTAGAAGGGTCAAAACCATGGCCAAAAGCACAAAGAAGACAAACAACCAAAAGAACCTGCTCCAAACTCATCACATTAGACCGAGTTGGAAATGAAAGTTCTCACAGAGTGTTGGGTTGATGCTTCAGAGGATCCAGTATACGGAAAACACCAATCGGGCGATTCTTTTTAGGGGAGAATCATAGATAACTACAATGCAAGATTCCCCAACAGCCAAAGAAGAGCCAATCAGATTACTAACAAATGGAGAAAGATCGAAAGAAATGTTGCAAAGTTCAATGCAATTTGGGCAGGCTATGATGGGAATCGGTGTAGTGGGGAGAACGATGCCTAAGTCATGGAAGAAGCGTTCAGAATACTCTTCTCAAACCCGCACTCAGTTTAGCATGTATGAGTGTTGGTTGCTTGTGAAAGATAGGCCAAAGTTCTTCGCTCCATCCGCTCATGATGTTATGGGGCGAAGCATGCAT includes the following:
- the LOC122605443 gene encoding protein NUCLEOLAR COMPLEX ASSOCIATED 4; its protein translation is MATIQSSSKKRKSKGLGENNKRKKKHQDLSDVRVLGQQLLSSRAHINNIPLLLNFLDPTSSHPPEIILESLLSLQSFFTPLLPRLPSSSAKPTEDPESIYQTWVRSKFDEFAQILIQLSLSSTLPEEALRQVAMDALMECVKVGNAGKFHTSIYHKLIKSVVYSIEADTLLSLLVSKYFNFIDIRYFTYISLDKIIRTLDVKKDSDVRSESADSEKQSPPKASGELLIRNVHRLISKIPCLEQAGETSEFEMWNASGVFTKKGKAESKKLIEDKHGKVKKSSNDAPSSATISKKMKRKFSKAWMSFLTLALPIDVYKEVLVTLHQVVIPYLSEPKLLCDFLTKSYDIGGVISVMALSSLFILMTEHGIEYPKLYEKLYALLEPSIFIAKHRAKFFQLLDSCLKSPLLPAYLAASFAKKLSRLALTVPPSGSLVIIALIHNLLRRHPSINCLVHQDDNAESAKDEANIKLGIDQFNNEETDLLKTNAIRSSLWEIDTLRHHYCPPVSRFVLSLENDLTVRSKTMEVAVKDFSSGSYATIFREEIRRRVKQVPLAFYKAVPTSLFSDGDFGGWSFQTD